A genomic window from Candidatus Kouleothrix ribensis includes:
- a CDS encoding GNAT family N-acetyltransferase — MIAYADTIAGVRPGDLQGFFVGWPSPPSREAHLRILEGSYALVLARDTASGAVVGFITAVGDGVSCAYIPHLEVLPAYRGQGIGSELARRLLARLQHLYMIDLVCDADVQPFYQRLGMRPYSAMIARNYDRQSCAP; from the coding sequence ATGATCGCGTATGCCGACACGATCGCGGGCGTGCGCCCCGGCGATCTACAGGGCTTCTTTGTGGGCTGGCCGAGCCCGCCATCGCGCGAGGCGCACCTGCGCATCCTGGAGGGCAGCTACGCGCTGGTGCTCGCGCGCGACACGGCGAGCGGCGCGGTGGTGGGCTTTATCACCGCCGTCGGCGATGGCGTCTCGTGCGCCTACATCCCGCACCTCGAGGTGCTGCCGGCCTACCGCGGCCAGGGCATTGGCTCCGAGCTGGCGCGCCGGCTGCTCGCGCGCTTGCAGCACCTGTACATGATCGATCTGGTCTGCGACGCCGACGTGCAGCCGTTCTACCAGCGCCTGGGCATGCGGCCCTACAGCGCCATGATCGCCCGCAACTACGATCGCCAGTCGTGCGCGCCGTGA